One part of the Hyalangium gracile genome encodes these proteins:
- the map gene encoding type I methionyl aminopeptidase, with protein sequence MSSVEIKSPDEIALMREAGRIVCEILDELEKAVAPGVTTWELDALAEKLIYEKGARPAFKGYLGFPCCLCASVNDEVVHGIPSKKRKLAEGDLMKLDFGVVYRGFFGDSARTVPVGKVSREAQALIDATRESLQKAIAASVVGNRLGDIGHAVQSYVEARGYSVAEGFTGHGIGRKLHEKPEVPNVGEPGSGMKLRSGMVLAIEPMVNMGTSEVGLLEDDWTAVTLDHKLSAHFEHTVLITDRGPEVLTRRS encoded by the coding sequence ATGAGTTCCGTCGAGATCAAGAGCCCGGACGAGATCGCCCTCATGCGTGAGGCTGGGCGGATCGTGTGTGAGATTCTCGACGAGCTCGAGAAGGCGGTGGCTCCCGGCGTGACGACGTGGGAGCTGGACGCCCTGGCCGAGAAGCTCATCTACGAGAAGGGGGCCAGGCCGGCGTTCAAGGGCTACCTCGGCTTTCCGTGCTGCTTGTGTGCGTCCGTCAACGACGAAGTCGTACACGGCATCCCCTCGAAGAAGCGGAAGCTGGCCGAGGGGGACTTGATGAAGCTGGACTTCGGGGTGGTGTACCGGGGCTTCTTCGGGGACTCGGCGCGCACGGTGCCGGTAGGGAAGGTGAGCCGCGAGGCCCAGGCGCTGATCGACGCCACGCGGGAGTCGCTCCAGAAGGCCATCGCGGCCTCGGTGGTGGGCAACCGGCTCGGCGACATCGGCCACGCGGTGCAGAGCTACGTGGAGGCGCGCGGCTACTCGGTGGCCGAGGGGTTCACCGGCCACGGGATTGGCCGCAAGCTCCACGAGAAGCCCGAGGTGCCCAATGTCGGCGAGCCGGGCTCGGGCATGAAGCTGCGCTCGGGGATGGTGCTGGCCATCGAGCCCATGGTGAACATGGGAACCTCCGAGGTAGGCCTACTGGAGGACGATTGGACGGCGGTGACGCTCGATCACAAGCTTTCCGCGCACTTCGAGCATACGGTGCTGATCACGGACCGTGGCCCCGAGGTGCTCACCCGCAGGTCCTGA
- the infA gene encoding translation initiation factor IF-1, producing the protein MPKDDSIEVEGTVMEPLPNAMFRVVLDNGHKVLAHISGKMRMHFIRILPGDKVKVELSPYDLTRGRITYRAK; encoded by the coding sequence TTGCCGAAGGATGATTCGATCGAAGTTGAGGGGACCGTGATGGAGCCCCTTCCCAACGCGATGTTCCGCGTGGTGCTGGACAACGGCCACAAGGTGCTCGCGCACATCTCCGGCAAGATGCGGATGCACTTCATCCGAATCCTGCCGGGCGACAAGGTCAAGGTCGAGCTCTCGCCCTATGATCTGACTCGCGGCCGGATCACGTACCGCGCGAAGTAG
- the rpmJ gene encoding 50S ribosomal protein L36: MKVRASVKKICDKCKVIRRKGIVRVICASNPRHKQRQG, from the coding sequence ATGAAGGTTCGGGCGTCCGTCAAGAAGATCTGCGACAAGTGCAAGGTGATCCGTCGCAAGGGCATCGTGCGCGTGATCTGCGCCTCCAACCCGCGGCACAAGCAGCGCCAGGGCTAA
- the rpsM gene encoding 30S ribosomal protein S13, with protein sequence MARIAGVDLPPAKRAVISLQYIYGIGNKTAHDICAHAGIDLATRTKDLTDEQARKIREYIEANLKVEGDLRREVTMNIKRLMDLGCYRGLRHRKGLPVRGQRTHTNARTRKGPKRGIVRAKPAAPAGR encoded by the coding sequence ATGGCTCGTATCGCCGGTGTCGATCTCCCGCCTGCCAAGCGCGCGGTGATCTCGCTTCAGTACATCTACGGGATCGGCAACAAGACCGCCCATGACATCTGCGCCCACGCGGGGATCGATCTCGCTACGCGGACCAAGGACCTGACCGATGAGCAGGCCCGCAAGATCCGCGAGTACATCGAGGCCAACCTCAAGGTCGAGGGTGATCTCCGGCGCGAGGTGACGATGAACATCAAGCGGCTGATGGACCTGGGTTGCTACCGGGGCCTGCGTCACCGCAAGGGCCTGCCCGTCCGCGGCCAGCGCACCCACACCAACGCCCGTACCCGCAAGGGTCCCAAGCGCGGCATCGTGCGCGCCAAGCCGGCTGCTCCGGCGGGCCGCTAA
- the rpsK gene encoding 30S ribosomal protein S11, with translation MAEEVNTPAAAPAATEGGESAAAKKAKRKGKKNILNGVVHIQSTFNNTIITITDVSGNVISWSSAGARGFKGSRKSTPFAAQVAAGDAAAKAMEHGLKNVTVLVKGPGAGRESALRALAAAGLKINLIRDVTPIPHNGCRQPKRRRV, from the coding sequence ATGGCTGAAGAAGTCAACACTCCCGCAGCCGCCCCGGCCGCGACCGAGGGCGGTGAGTCCGCCGCGGCGAAGAAGGCCAAGCGCAAGGGCAAGAAGAACATCCTCAACGGCGTGGTCCACATCCAGTCCACGTTCAACAACACCATCATCACGATCACGGACGTGTCCGGGAACGTGATCTCCTGGTCCTCCGCTGGCGCCCGTGGCTTCAAGGGCAGCCGCAAGTCGACGCCGTTCGCCGCGCAGGTCGCCGCGGGCGATGCCGCCGCCAAGGCCATGGAGCACGGGCTGAAGAACGTGACGGTGCTGGTGAAGGGGCCTGGCGCTGGCCGCGAGTCCGCGCTGCGCGCCCTGGCCGCCGCGGGGCTGAAGATCAACCTCATCCGCGACGTGACGCCCATCCCGCACAACGGCTGCCGTCAGCCGAAGCGTCGCCGCGTCTAA